The Brassica oleracea var. oleracea cultivar TO1000 chromosome C6, BOL, whole genome shotgun sequence genome includes a region encoding these proteins:
- the LOC106300874 gene encoding dynein light chain 1, cytoplasmic-like, translated as MLEGKAMVEGSDMPVKMQVQAMAFASQTLDLFDVIYCKYIAGHIKNEFDESYGSGWQCVVGSNFGCFFTHSKGTFIYFQWETLKFLIFKGASTP; from the exons ATGTTGGAAGGAAAAGCAATGGTGGAAGGTTCAGATATGCCAGTTAAGATGCAAGTTCAAGCAATGGCTTTTGCCTCTCAAACTCTTGATCTATTTGATGTCATTTACTGTAAATACATAGCTGGCCACATCAAGAAC GAGTTTGATGAGAGCTATGGGAGTGGATGGCAATGTGTGGTGGGATCAAATTTTGGGTGTTTCTTCACACATTCTAAAGGGACATTCATCTATTTTCAATGGGAGACACTTAAGTTCCTAATCTTCAAAGGCGCTTCTACTCCTTAA
- the LOC106300872 gene encoding rop guanine nucleotide exchange factor 11-like, with amino-acid sequence MEQEQESYKSRLFHFKNMSEHSASRHVKSWSSDCAMKIDGSDSFDDDDNDLMFRSQPGNFGSVERPPLPSSGDATPNRSDKIGTPRMVSSESMEAQLQAAMEQMKERFSKLLLGEDMSGGGKGVSSALALSNAITNLAASAFGEQRRLEPMPADRKARWRRELGWLISVADHIVEFAPTQQTNKDGSSMEVMTTRQRTDLLCNVPALKKLDAMLLDCLDKFKDQNEFYYVKKDSPDSSETRNDEKWWLPAVKVPPNGLSEMSRRFLQSQKECVNQVLKAAMAINAQVLSEMEIPESYLESLPKNGRASLGDVIYKMITVEMFDADQFLIEMDLSSEHKILDLKNKIEASIVIWKRKMVQKDTKSPWGSGVSTEKREQFEERAETILLLLKQGFPGISQSSLDISKIQCNRDVGLAILEGYSRVLESLAHTVMSKIEDVLYADQLTQEPTNAPSKNRYLVKETMKEERLSFSEDTATGTSLSDVMQWGNKNNEVKKESYYGDRDKPLLSKVTGLMTTNKKSSYLETIGVMRSPTARYS; translated from the exons ATGGAGCAAGAACAAGAGAGTTACAAATCAAGATTGTTTCATTTCAAGAACATGAGCGAACATTCAGCTTCAAGACATGTTAAAAGCTGGAGTTCAGATTGCGCCATGAAAATAGATGGTTCAGACAGTTTTGATGATGATGATAATGACCTGATGTTCAGAAGTCAACCCGGAAATTTTGGCAGTGTTGAACGGCCACCTTTGCCTTCAAGCGGTGATGCAACGCCCAACCGCAGTGACAAGATTGGTACTCCGAGGATGGTTTCTTCTGAATCCATGGAAGCACAATTACAAGCAG CCATGGAGCAAATGAAAGAAAGGTTTTCAAAACTGCTTCTCGGAGAAGATATGTCTGGAGGAGGAAAAGGCGTTTCTTCGGCTTTGGCTTTATCTAATGCCATTACCAATCTAGCAGCATCTGCCTTTGGAGAACAGAGGCGTTTGGAGCCAATGCCTGCTGATAGAAAAGCGCGGTGGAGAAGAGAACTTGGATGGCTTATCTCTGTGGCTGATCATATAGTTGAATTCGCTCCAACGCAACAAACAAACAAAGATGGATCTTCAATGGAAGTCATGACAACAAGACAGAGAACAGATCTACTCTGCAACGTTCCTGCACTTAAGAAACTCGATGCAATGCTCCTT GATTGTCTTGACAAATTCAAGGACCAAAATGAGTTTTATTATGTCAAAAAAGATTCTCCTGATTCTTCAGAGACAAGAAATGATGAGAAATGGTGGTTACCAGCGGTTAAAGTCCCACCTAATGGCCTCTCCGAGATGTCAAGAAGGTTTCTACAGAGCCAAAAGGAATGTGTTAATCAAGTCCTTAAAGCTGCAATGGCAATAAACGCTCAAGTTCTGTCTGAAATGGAGATTCCTGAAAGCTACCTGGAATCACTTCCTAAG AACGGGAGAGCTAGCTTGGGAGATGTGATATACAAAATGATAACAGTAGAGATGTTTGATGCAGATCAGTTCCTGATTGAAATGGATTTATCATCCGAGCACAAGATTCTTGATCTAAAGAACAAAATCGAAGCATCGATTGTGATATGGAAGAGAAAGATGGTGCAGAAGGACACAAAATCTCCTTGGGGCTCAGGAGTGAGTACTGAGAAAAGAGAACAGTTTGAAGAAAGAGCTGAAACAATCTTGCTTCTTTTGAAACAAGGGTTTCCTGGAATCTCTCAATCCTCGCTTGACATCAGCAAGATTCAATGCAACAGA GATGTAGGACTTGCTATATTGGAGGGCTACTCGAGAGTGCTTGAGAGTTTGGCTCACACGGTGATGTCGAAAATAGAAGACGTGCTTTACGCTGATCAGCTTACTCAAGAACCTACAAATGCACCTTCTAAAAACAGATATCTTGTGAAAGAGACAATGAAGGAGGAAAGACTTAGTTTTTCGGAGGACACGGCTACAGGGACATCACTATCTGATGTTATGCAATGGGGTAACAAGAACAATGAAGTGAAGAAAGAAAGCTATTATGGAGATCGAGACAAACCATTGTTGTCCAAAGTCACAGGCCTTATGACAACCAACAAGAAGAGTTCTTATCTTGAAACTATTGGAGTTATGAGGAGTCCAACGGCTAGATACTCCTGA